In the Mytilus galloprovincialis chromosome 10, xbMytGall1.hap1.1, whole genome shotgun sequence genome, one interval contains:
- the LOC143047600 gene encoding uncharacterized protein LOC143047600 — MAPLLEEEENYIRLALLLKGVSPRAVRTFFDKEFPSTYLPSTLNKNYNTLYDLYLKRILNQTQWNLLFPKNGVPDSKTFDVTLMICLIRNLTSVTPPINGFDSLPLPRETTPGPDLARIKWYRNILAHHDSNTMSTGDFNTAWRNVVDAVSRLGGVPMNEECQDLKVKILDQSNQEIMLKIKQSQEEMKELRRTMDIENSTIRENLRDLQDSHSTLQTEHSSTTKNLIGLKDSHRTLQIEHPKVTKILKDPIPWNIREQINEELENWKKDDKTFIEINAAKCVLKCIKENGCVVVTASSGSGKSSLVRHVALQMQNEGYEIIPVSNPKEIIKWYNPIKKILFVVDDFCGTYSLNPMKFENWKNMMEKIKALVEKKPVKLIMSCRLQVYHDRQMEALSFFQGCECNLLSADLCLSKTEKQSIAEFYLKTNASDISDLYDMFDCFPLLCQLYSNNPKLNIVNFFTNPFTVFKEEIDKLQTEGAHVKYCALALCVMFNNQLKEEWLTEDVDENIKTIIKNTYEACKVLEGTSRLVLRDELDSLTHTYIRKDGEVYRTIHDKLFDFLAFYFGSVMIYCLIKNANSRFIRERFSFERKSNNDEFTIIVPTRYQQGYINRMVDEWSRGEVVDVFCNINMVNHIFRQRFLLHIQSLPISQQKQLASSYNIDNKSTPLTLCCFIGDIDLVKWCIQHCISNVNHCRNTDKVSPLYISSQYGYTEIVQMLINNKADINKCKDTGSSPLFIACQNGHTEVVQMLINKKADINQCRDTGSSPLYVACQNGHNTGKSPLNIACYNGHTEVVKMLINNKADINKCADTGASPLYIACYQGHTEVVQMLINKKADINQCKDTGSSPLYVACQNGHTEVVQMLINKKADINQCRDTGSSPLYVACQNGHTEVVQMLINNKADINICADTGESPLNIACYNGHTECDILVVSSECDILVVSSECDNLVVSSECDNLVVSSECDNLVVSSECDILVISSECDILVVCSECDILVVSSECDHLVVSSECDHLVVSSECDILVVSSECDILVVSSECDNLVVSSECDNLVVSSECDNLVVSSECDILVISSECDILVVCSKCDILVVSSECDHLVVSSECDHLVVSSECDILVVSSECDILVVSSECDNLVVSSECDILVVSSECDILVVSSECDILVVSSECDILVVSSECDILVVCIF; from the exons GTGTACCTGATTCCAAAACTTTTGATGTAACATTGATGATTTGTTTGATCAGAAACTTGACATCTGTCACTCCTCCAATCAATGGATTTGACAGTCTACCACTACCAAGGGAGACAACTCCTGGACCTGATCTTGCCAGGATTAAATGGTACAGAAATATACTAGCTCATCATGATAGTAACACTATGTCAACAGGTGATTTCAATACAGCATGGAGAAATGTAGTAGAT gCTGTAAGTCGATTGGGTGGTGTGCCAATGAATGAAGAGTGTCAAGATCTAAAGGTGAAAATCTTAGATCAGTCTAACCAGGAAATTATGCTGAAAATCAAACAATCGCAGGAAGAAATGAAGGAACTGAGACGAACAATGGACATTGAAAACTCAACCATCAGGGAAAATCTTAGAGATTTGCAAGATTCCCACAGTACATTGCAAACAGAACACTCAAGCACTACCAAAAATCTGATAGGTCTGAAGGATTCCCATAGAACTTTACAAATTGAACACCCTAAAGTCACAAAgattttaaaagacccaataccATGGAACATAAGAG AACAAATTAATGAGGAATtagaaaattggaaaaaagaTGACAAAACATTTATAGAAATAAACGCAgcaaaatgtgtattaaagtgcATTAAAGAAAATGGTTGTGTTGTTGTCACAGCAAGTTCTGGTAGTGGAAAATCATCATTGGTGCGTCATGTGGCTTTACAGATGCAAAATGAAGGCTATGAGATTATACCAGTATCAAATCCTAAGGAAATCATCAAGTGGTACAATCCAATTAAGAAGATACTGTTTGTAGTGGATGATTTTTGTGGAACATATAGTTTAAATCCAATGAAGTTTGAAAACTGGAAAAATATGATGGAAAAAATTAAAGCTTTAGTAGAAAAGAAACCAGTTAAGTTAATTATGTCTTGTAGACTACAGGTTTATCATGATAGGCAGATGGAAGCGTTATCATTCTTTCAAGGGTGTGAATGTAATCTCCTGTCTGCAGATTTGTGTTTAtctaaaacagaaaaacaatccaTTGCTGAATTTTACCTGAAAACAAACGCTTCTGATATCAGTGATTTGTATGACATGTTTGACTGTTTTCCTCTTTTGTGTCAATTGTACAGCAACAATCCAAAACTAAACATTGTAAATTTCTTTACAAATCCATTTACAGTTTTCAAAGAAGAGATAGATAAATTACAGACAGAGGGAGCACATGTCAAATACTGTGCACTTGCTCTATGTGTAATGTTTAACAATCAGTTGAAGGAAGAATGGCTTACTGAAGATGTAGATGAGAacatcaaaacaattataaagaaCACATATGAAGCTTGTAAAGTGTTGGAAGGGACGTCACGATTGGTTTTACGTGATGAGCTGGATTCACTTACACATACATATATCAGAAAGGATGGTGAAGTCTACAGAACTATTCATGATAAACTGTTTGACTTTCTTGCTTTTTACTTTGGCAGTGTAatgatttattgtttaattaaaaatgcTAACAGTCGTTTTATTCGTGAAAGGttttcatttgaaagaaaaagcAATAATGATGAATTTACAATTATTGTACCAACGAGATATCAGCAAGGGTATATAAACAGAATGGTAGATGAATGGTCAAGAGGAGAGGTTGTGGATGTTTTCTGTAACATCAATATGGTCAATCATATCTTCAGACAAAGATTCCTTCTACATATACAAAGCTTACCAATATCACAACAAAAACAATTGGCCAgttcatataacattgataaCAAAAGTACTCCATTGACACTATGTTGTTTTATAGGAGATATTGATCTGGTTAAATGGTGTATTCAACATTGTATCAGTAATGTAAACCATTGTCGTAATACTGATAAAGTATCACCTCTATACATATCATCTCAATATGGATATACTGaaatagttcagatgttaataaacaataaggcagacattaataagtgtaaagATACTGGATCatcacctctgttcattgcttgtcagaatggacatactgaagtagttcagatgttaataaacaaaaaGGCAGACATTAATCAGTGTAGAGATACTGGATCATCACCTCTGTACGttgcttgtcagaatggacata ATACTGGAAAATCACCTCTGAACATTGCTTGTTataatggacatactgaagtagttaagatgttaataaacaataaggcagacattaataagtgtgcaGATACtggagcatcacctctgtacattgcttgttaccaaggacatactgaagtagttcagatgttaataaacaaaaaGGCAGACATTAATCAGTGTAAAGATACTGGATCATCACCTCTGTACGttgcttgtcagaatggacatactgaagtagttcagatgttaataaacaaaaaGGCAGACATTAATCAGTGTAGAGATACTGGATCATCACCTCTGTACGttgcttgtcagaatggacatactgaagtagttcagatgttaataaacaataaggcagacattaatataTGTGCAGATACTGGAGAATCACCTCTGAACATTGCTTGTTataatggacatactgaa TGTGATATCCTTGTGGTATCTTCTGAATGTGATATCCTTGTGGTATCTTCTGAGTGTGATAACCTTGTGGTATCTTCTGAGTGTGATAACCTTGTGGTATCTTCTGAGTGTGATAACCTTGTGGTATCTTCTGAGTGTGATATCCTTGTGATATCTTCTGAGTGTGATATCCTTGTGGTATGTTCTGAGTGTGATATCCTTGTGGTATCTTCTGAGTGTGATCACCTTGTGGTATCTTCTGAGTGTGATCACCTTGTGGTATCTTCTGAGTGTGATATCCTTGTGGTATCCTCTGAGTGTGATATCCTTGTGGTATCCTCTGAGTGTGATAACCTTGTGGTATCTTCTGAGTGTGATAACCTTGTGGTATCTTCTGAGTGTGATAACCTTGTGGTATCTTCTGAGTGTGATATCCTTGTGATATCTTCTGAGTGTGATATCCTTGTGGTATGTTCTAAGTGTGATATCCTTGTGGTATCTTCTGAGTGTGATCACCTTGTGGTATCTTCTGAGTGTGATCACCTTGTGGTATCTTCTGAGTGTGATATCCTTGTGGTATCCTCTGAGTGTGATATCCTTGTGGTATCCTCTGAGTGTGATAACCTTGTGGTATCTTCTGAGTGTGATATCCTTGTGGTATCTTCTGAGTGTGATATCCTTGTGGTATCTTCTGAGTGTGATATCCTTGTGGTATCTTCTGAGTGTGATATCCTTGTGGTATCTTCTGAGTGTGATATCCTTGTGGTATGTATCTTCTGA